A single window of Papio anubis isolate 15944 chromosome 8, Panubis1.0, whole genome shotgun sequence DNA harbors:
- the ASAH1 gene encoding acid ceramidase isoform X2, producing MLGRSRLALVLLAAAVSCAVAQHAPPWTEDCRKSTYPPSGPTYRGPAPWYTINLDLPPYKRWHELMVDKAPMLKVIVNSLKNMVNTFVPSGKVMQIVDEKLPGLLGNFPGPFEEEMRGIAAVTDIPLGHLIHGRNMDFGVFLGWNINNDTWVITEELKPLTVNLDFQRNNKTVFKASSFAGYVGMLTGFKPGLFSLTLNERFSVNGGYLGILEWILGKKDAMWIGFLTRTVLENSTSYEEAKNILTKTKILAPAYFILGGNQSGEGCVITRDRKESLDVYELDAKQGRWYVVQTNYDRWKNPFFLDDRRTPAKMCLNRTTQENISFENMYDVLSTKPVLNKLTVFTTLIDVTKDQFETYIRDCPDPCIGW from the exons ATGCTGGGCCGGAGTCGCCTCGCCTTAGTGCTCCTGGCTGCCGCCGTCAGCTGTGCTGTCGCGCAACACGCGCCGCCG tgGACAGAAGACTGCAGAAAATCAACCTATCCTCCTTCAGGACCAAC GTACAGAGGTCCAGCTCCATGGTACACCATAAATCTTGATTTACCACCCTACAAAAGATGGCATGAATTGATGGTTGACAAGGCACCAATG ctaaaAGTTATAGTGAATTCTCTGAAGAATATGGTAAATACATTCGTCCCAAGTGGAAAAGTTATGCAGATAGTGGATGAAAAATTg CCTGGCCTACTTGGCAACTTTCCTGGCCCTTTTGAAGAGGAAATGAGGGGTATCGCCGCTGTTACTGATATACCTTTAG GTCATCTAATACATGGGAGAAACATGGATTTTGGAGTATTTCTTGG GTGGAACATAAATAATGATACCTGGGTCATAACTGAGGAACTAAAACCTTTAACGGTGAATTTGGACTtccaaagaaacaacaaaactgTCTTCAAGGCTTCAAGCTTTGCTGGCTATGTGGGCATGTTAACAGGATTCAAACCA GGACTGTTCAGTCTTACACTGAATGAACGTTTCAGTGTAAATGGTGGTTATCTGG GTATTCTAGAATGGATTTTGGGAAAGAAAGATGCCATGTGGATAGGGTTTCTCACTAGAACAGTTCTGGAAAATAGCACAAG TTATGAGGAAGCCAAGAATATATTGACCAAGACCAAGATACTGGCCCCAGCCTACTTTATCCTGGGAGGCAACCAGTCTGGGGAGGGTTGTGTGATTACACGAGACAGAAAGGAATCATTGGATGTATATGA ACTCGATGCTAAGCAGGGTAGATGGTATGTGGTACAAACAAATTATGACCGTTGGAAAAATCCCTTCTTCCTTGATGATCGCAGAACGCCTGCAAAGATGTGTCTGAACCGCACCACCCAAGAG aatATCTCATTTGAAAACATGTATGATGTCCTGTCAACAAAACCTGTCCTCAACaag CTGACCGTGTTCACAACCTTGATAGATGTTACCAAAGATCAGTTTGAAACTTACATCCGGGACTGCCCTGACCCTTGTATAGGTTGGTGA
- the ASAH1 gene encoding acid ceramidase isoform X1 has protein sequence MLGRSRLALVLLAAAVSCAVAQHAPPWTEDCRKSTYPPSGPTYRGPAPWYTINLDLPPYKRWHELMVDKAPMLKVIVNSLKNMVNTFVPSGKVMQIVDEKLPGLLGNFPGPFEEEMRGIAAVTDIPLGEIISYNIFYEFFTLCTSIVAEDKKGHLIHGRNMDFGVFLGWNINNDTWVITEELKPLTVNLDFQRNNKTVFKASSFAGYVGMLTGFKPGLFSLTLNERFSVNGGYLGILEWILGKKDAMWIGFLTRTVLENSTSYEEAKNILTKTKILAPAYFILGGNQSGEGCVITRDRKESLDVYELDAKQGRWYVVQTNYDRWKNPFFLDDRRTPAKMCLNRTTQENISFENMYDVLSTKPVLNKLTVFTTLIDVTKDQFETYIRDCPDPCIGW, from the exons ATGCTGGGCCGGAGTCGCCTCGCCTTAGTGCTCCTGGCTGCCGCCGTCAGCTGTGCTGTCGCGCAACACGCGCCGCCG tgGACAGAAGACTGCAGAAAATCAACCTATCCTCCTTCAGGACCAAC GTACAGAGGTCCAGCTCCATGGTACACCATAAATCTTGATTTACCACCCTACAAAAGATGGCATGAATTGATGGTTGACAAGGCACCAATG ctaaaAGTTATAGTGAATTCTCTGAAGAATATGGTAAATACATTCGTCCCAAGTGGAAAAGTTATGCAGATAGTGGATGAAAAATTg CCTGGCCTACTTGGCAACTTTCCTGGCCCTTTTGAAGAGGAAATGAGGGGTATCGCCGCTGTTACTGATATACCTTTAG GAGAGATTatttcatacaatattttttacGAATTTTTTACCCTTTGTACTTCGAtagtagcagaagacaaaaaag GTCATCTAATACATGGGAGAAACATGGATTTTGGAGTATTTCTTGG GTGGAACATAAATAATGATACCTGGGTCATAACTGAGGAACTAAAACCTTTAACGGTGAATTTGGACTtccaaagaaacaacaaaactgTCTTCAAGGCTTCAAGCTTTGCTGGCTATGTGGGCATGTTAACAGGATTCAAACCA GGACTGTTCAGTCTTACACTGAATGAACGTTTCAGTGTAAATGGTGGTTATCTGG GTATTCTAGAATGGATTTTGGGAAAGAAAGATGCCATGTGGATAGGGTTTCTCACTAGAACAGTTCTGGAAAATAGCACAAG TTATGAGGAAGCCAAGAATATATTGACCAAGACCAAGATACTGGCCCCAGCCTACTTTATCCTGGGAGGCAACCAGTCTGGGGAGGGTTGTGTGATTACACGAGACAGAAAGGAATCATTGGATGTATATGA ACTCGATGCTAAGCAGGGTAGATGGTATGTGGTACAAACAAATTATGACCGTTGGAAAAATCCCTTCTTCCTTGATGATCGCAGAACGCCTGCAAAGATGTGTCTGAACCGCACCACCCAAGAG aatATCTCATTTGAAAACATGTATGATGTCCTGTCAACAAAACCTGTCCTCAACaag CTGACCGTGTTCACAACCTTGATAGATGTTACCAAAGATCAGTTTGAAACTTACATCCGGGACTGCCCTGACCCTTGTATAGGTTGGTGA
- the ASAH1 gene encoding acid ceramidase isoform X3, translating into MVDKAPMLKVIVNSLKNMVNTFVPSGKVMQIVDEKLPGLLGNFPGPFEEEMRGIAAVTDIPLGEIISYNIFYEFFTLCTSIVAEDKKGHLIHGRNMDFGVFLGWNINNDTWVITEELKPLTVNLDFQRNNKTVFKASSFAGYVGMLTGFKPGLFSLTLNERFSVNGGYLGILEWILGKKDAMWIGFLTRTVLENSTSYEEAKNILTKTKILAPAYFILGGNQSGEGCVITRDRKESLDVYELDAKQGRWYVVQTNYDRWKNPFFLDDRRTPAKMCLNRTTQENISFENMYDVLSTKPVLNKLTVFTTLIDVTKDQFETYIRDCPDPCIGW; encoded by the exons ATGGTTGACAAGGCACCAATG ctaaaAGTTATAGTGAATTCTCTGAAGAATATGGTAAATACATTCGTCCCAAGTGGAAAAGTTATGCAGATAGTGGATGAAAAATTg CCTGGCCTACTTGGCAACTTTCCTGGCCCTTTTGAAGAGGAAATGAGGGGTATCGCCGCTGTTACTGATATACCTTTAG GAGAGATTatttcatacaatattttttacGAATTTTTTACCCTTTGTACTTCGAtagtagcagaagacaaaaaag GTCATCTAATACATGGGAGAAACATGGATTTTGGAGTATTTCTTGG GTGGAACATAAATAATGATACCTGGGTCATAACTGAGGAACTAAAACCTTTAACGGTGAATTTGGACTtccaaagaaacaacaaaactgTCTTCAAGGCTTCAAGCTTTGCTGGCTATGTGGGCATGTTAACAGGATTCAAACCA GGACTGTTCAGTCTTACACTGAATGAACGTTTCAGTGTAAATGGTGGTTATCTGG GTATTCTAGAATGGATTTTGGGAAAGAAAGATGCCATGTGGATAGGGTTTCTCACTAGAACAGTTCTGGAAAATAGCACAAG TTATGAGGAAGCCAAGAATATATTGACCAAGACCAAGATACTGGCCCCAGCCTACTTTATCCTGGGAGGCAACCAGTCTGGGGAGGGTTGTGTGATTACACGAGACAGAAAGGAATCATTGGATGTATATGA ACTCGATGCTAAGCAGGGTAGATGGTATGTGGTACAAACAAATTATGACCGTTGGAAAAATCCCTTCTTCCTTGATGATCGCAGAACGCCTGCAAAGATGTGTCTGAACCGCACCACCCAAGAG aatATCTCATTTGAAAACATGTATGATGTCCTGTCAACAAAACCTGTCCTCAACaag CTGACCGTGTTCACAACCTTGATAGATGTTACCAAAGATCAGTTTGAAACTTACATCCGGGACTGCCCTGACCCTTGTATAGGTTGGTGA